A window from Sinanaerobacter sp. ZZT-01 encodes these proteins:
- a CDS encoding S-layer homology domain-containing protein: MTHLHRKIYILSAAFLLFMSLMTHFCYADNQNGLSYFTKKYEYEEDTFHDISKEWVKNALKSSYELGLINGKGKGNFDPNGFVTVAEAISFACRINNIYYGEGGEIDSLGSKWYDGAVIYAIDHNIIKAGEYANYEKTATRAEVANLFSHALPHTALKAINQITQLPDVSSFDPYFDPILLLYNAGILSGSDAYGTFYPEREITRAEIAVLLTRIALPDERKKITLLPSKNQPLTSADGSFTLYVSTDWKENTPYLSSQSVLELQADGGLCQLTASSTKKKDLLNFDLSTYSASYIKALSQQLNDASAALSKTMKINGHTAIISEIEGTVENEKISYYIMAVENDTQVILLSAIFPTSLSEECHPKVASLFQQFQSTKAK, encoded by the coding sequence ATGACGCATCTGCATCGAAAAATTTATATTTTATCTGCTGCTTTTTTGCTTTTTATGTCACTTATGACTCATTTTTGCTACGCAGATAACCAAAATGGACTCAGCTATTTTACAAAAAAATATGAGTATGAAGAAGATACCTTTCATGATATATCAAAAGAATGGGTTAAAAATGCTTTGAAGTCCAGTTATGAGCTAGGGCTCATCAATGGAAAAGGTAAAGGTAACTTTGATCCGAATGGATTCGTAACCGTCGCAGAAGCAATCTCCTTTGCCTGCCGTATCAATAACATCTACTATGGGGAAGGCGGAGAAATTGATTCTCTTGGGTCAAAATGGTACGACGGTGCTGTCATCTATGCGATTGACCACAATATTATAAAAGCCGGAGAATACGCTAACTATGAAAAAACTGCAACACGAGCAGAGGTTGCAAATTTATTTTCCCACGCTCTGCCTCACACTGCATTAAAGGCAATCAATCAAATCACACAGCTTCCGGATGTGTCTTCATTCGATCCTTATTTTGATCCCATTCTTCTGCTCTACAATGCCGGTATTCTTTCCGGTAGTGATGCTTATGGAACCTTTTATCCGGAAAGAGAGATAACACGGGCAGAAATCGCAGTCTTACTTACACGAATTGCACTCCCTGACGAGAGAAAAAAAATAACACTTCTTCCTTCTAAAAATCAGCCCCTAACAAGTGCGGATGGGAGCTTTACCTTATACGTATCCACTGATTGGAAGGAAAACACACCTTATCTTTCTTCTCAATCCGTACTGGAACTCCAAGCCGATGGCGGTCTTTGCCAATTAACAGCTTCTTCGACTAAAAAGAAGGATCTTTTAAACTTTGATCTTTCGACTTACAGTGCATCTTACATTAAGGCACTCTCTCAACAGCTGAATGATGCGTCTGCTGCTCTATCGAAAACAATGAAAATAAACGGTCATACTGCGATCATTAGCGAAATTGAAGGAACGGTCGAAAATGAAAAGATAAGTTACTATATTATGGCAGTCGAAAATGATACACAGGTTATTTTATTATCTGCAATTTTTCCGACTTCCCTTTCTGAAGAATGCCATCCAAAAGTAGCTTCACTTTTTCAACAATTTCAGTCTACGAAAGCAAAATGA
- a CDS encoding ABC-F family ATP-binding cassette domain-containing protein, with protein sequence MIILNAIDLSKSYTEKPLLQELSFSIHDGDKIGLIGVNGTGKSTLLRIVSGIEDSDSGSIIKTKGTRIGFLPQMPAFSNDNTVLEQVLKNVEENNREAMTYECKSMLLELGIHDFDKPIKQLSGGERKRVAMASIFVSPVELLILDEPTNHIDSETIEWLERYLIKFKGAILMVTHDRYFLDRVTNCILELNHGKIYRHDGNYAYYLENKAAREEMEAATERKRQTLYRRELEWIRRGAQARSTKAKSRIDRFKELEKNKLVLDETKLQMNSMASRLGKKVIEIKNLSKSYGSKNIISDFTYTVLRNDRIGIIGQNGCGKSTLLKLILGLIQPDSGSVEIGDTVKIGYFSQENEALNETLRVIDYVQSIAYNVTTEDGTITASQMLERFLFPSNLHSIQIGRLSGGEKRRLYLLSILMRAPNVLLLDEPTNDLDIETLTVLEEYLDHFPGAVLIVSHDRYFVDRTVFRTFVYEEDGQLAHYPGGYTDYIEVRSLEKEEAKVKNKAQNFSNKEESQSVRETSKNNRKKVKFTFNEQREFDTIDDEIANLETQISELETQMAASASSYAKLQALMEEKEHLESCLSQKMERWLYLNDLAEQINEQLSES encoded by the coding sequence TTGATTATATTAAATGCTATAGATCTCTCAAAATCTTATACAGAAAAACCGCTTTTACAAGAATTATCCTTTTCGATTCATGATGGTGATAAAATTGGCCTTATCGGTGTAAATGGGACGGGTAAATCCACACTTCTTCGAATTGTCTCAGGCATCGAAGATTCAGATTCGGGTTCCATCATAAAAACAAAAGGCACTCGCATTGGATTTCTTCCTCAAATGCCTGCCTTTTCTAATGACAACACCGTTCTTGAACAGGTTTTGAAAAATGTAGAGGAAAACAATCGGGAAGCGATGACATACGAATGTAAATCCATGCTTTTAGAATTGGGAATCCATGACTTTGACAAACCAATCAAACAACTTTCCGGCGGAGAACGAAAACGAGTTGCGATGGCCAGTATCTTTGTTAGTCCTGTCGAACTTCTCATATTGGACGAGCCTACCAATCATATTGACAGTGAAACCATAGAATGGTTGGAACGCTACCTCATTAAATTTAAAGGTGCGATTTTAATGGTAACCCATGATCGTTACTTTTTAGATCGGGTCACAAACTGCATCTTGGAACTGAACCATGGAAAAATCTATCGCCATGATGGAAACTATGCTTATTATCTGGAAAATAAAGCAGCGCGAGAAGAGATGGAGGCGGCGACCGAACGAAAAAGGCAAACCCTTTACCGTAGAGAATTGGAATGGATCAGAAGAGGCGCACAGGCAAGAAGCACCAAGGCTAAGTCAAGAATTGACCGCTTTAAAGAGCTAGAAAAAAATAAATTGGTTCTCGATGAAACAAAGCTTCAAATGAATTCTATGGCAAGCCGATTGGGCAAAAAAGTAATTGAGATAAAGAACCTCTCAAAGAGTTACGGAAGCAAAAATATTATTTCTGATTTTACATATACGGTATTACGCAATGACCGAATTGGAATCATTGGACAAAATGGCTGTGGAAAATCAACACTCTTAAAGCTGATTTTAGGACTGATTCAACCGGATAGCGGCTCTGTTGAAATTGGCGATACGGTTAAAATCGGTTATTTTTCGCAGGAAAATGAAGCGTTAAATGAAACGCTACGAGTCATTGACTATGTACAGAGCATTGCGTATAACGTTACCACCGAAGATGGCACCATTACCGCATCTCAAATGCTTGAACGCTTCCTATTTCCAAGCAACCTGCATTCTATACAGATTGGCCGTCTGTCCGGCGGGGAAAAGCGCCGTCTGTATCTGTTGAGCATTTTGATGCGTGCGCCAAATGTACTACTTCTTGATGAGCCGACTAACGATCTGGACATTGAAACGCTTACCGTTTTAGAAGAATATTTAGATCACTTTCCGGGAGCCGTATTAATCGTATCCCATGACCGATATTTTGTCGATCGTACCGTATTCCGAACCTTTGTTTATGAAGAGGATGGTCAACTCGCCCATTATCCAGGCGGTTATACCGATTACATCGAAGTTCGAAGTTTGGAAAAGGAAGAAGCAAAGGTGAAAAACAAAGCTCAGAATTTTTCAAACAAAGAAGAATCACAATCTGTGCGTGAAACATCGAAAAACAATCGAAAAAAAGTTAAATTTACATTTAATGAACAGCGGGAATTTGATACAATCGATGATGAAATTGCTAATCTCGAAACACAGATATCTGAACTTGAAACACAAATGGCTGCATCTGCGAGCAGCTACGCAAAGCTTCAAGCGCTCATGGAAGAAAAAGAACACCTGGAGTCCTGCTTATCCCAAAAAATGGAACGTTGGCTCTATCTGAATGATTTAGCAGAACAAATCAATGAGCAGTTATCTGAATCATAG
- a CDS encoding DNA polymerase III subunit alpha, whose amino-acid sequence MGFVHLHVHTEYSLLDGASRIKDLIAQTKELGMDAVAITDHGVMFGVIDFYKEAKKQGIKPIIGCEVYTAARGMRDKEADKDKHQGHLVLLAKNNIGYHNLIKIVSAGFTEGFYYKPRIDHEFLRSHSEGLIALTACLAGNVQQNLLKGSYEGAKKEVLTLLDIFGEGNLYLELQDQGLEEEERIFPQMQRLHEETGVPFIATNDVHYVKREDAKAHDVLLCIQTASRVDDEDRMRFPNDQFYLKSEEEMKLLFGHIPQAIENSAKIAEECNVEFVFGEHHLPEFQAPQGLNNREYLRKLCAEGMKKRYGTLTSELCERLEYELSTIEKMGYVEYFLIVWDFINYARNNGIVVGPGRGSAAGSIVAYSLHITDIDPIRYGLIFERFLNPERISMPDIDIDFCYERRQEVIDYVIEKYGEDKVAQIITFGTMKAKAAIRDVGRAMDMSYSEVDAIAKKVPFELKMTIDKALHMNPELKKDYENNLRVKELIDTARALEGMPRHASTHAAGVVISKKSINEYVPLYLAEKGVSTQFTMTTIEELGLLKMDFLGLRNLTVIRDTMDLVWENHKKKIDFSHMTYDDPKVYEVISSGNTMGVFQMESGGMTQFMKNLKPDCFEDIVAGISLYRPGPMNSIPKYIENKKNPENISYVDPSLEPILSVTYGCMVYQEQVMQIVRDLAGYTYGRSDLVRRAMSKKKRDAMEEERTYFIHGKTDENGKIEIDGCIRRGIPEQAANSIYDQMISFAEYAFNKSHAAAYAVLAYETAYLKAYFPVEFMAALMTSVIGDGSQIAKYIRNCNEMKIEVLPPNVCESKKKFTVKDGKIRFGLLGVKNVGEGIIDSIIRVREKNGNPKDFFQMIEEIDIHEMNKKAIESLIKAGAMDCFTENRASLLAIYESVVESAQNSSRKNLEGQISLFQSNTEIMNQAGIKARLPQVENFDRKILISMEKEMLGVYITGHPLADYKEQIEKITTVNAEELSHAEENSGIRDGMSVTLAGVISSKKTLITKKNQMMAFVDLEDLYGAIEVIVFPNVFERYSELIYEDGLIVVKGTVNFKEEEAPKILANSIFSLSDYREMKERKIIKLMIPYDMEESETLENIREVLQAYPGEIPVIIYSEISRKKFKTQSELWVDGKEGFFREITKIIGKDNVR is encoded by the coding sequence ATGGGATTTGTACATCTGCATGTACATACAGAATATAGCCTTTTGGATGGTGCTTCACGCATCAAAGATTTAATTGCACAAACGAAAGAGCTGGGCATGGACGCAGTGGCAATCACGGATCACGGTGTGATGTTTGGGGTCATTGACTTTTATAAAGAAGCAAAAAAACAAGGGATCAAACCAATTATCGGCTGTGAAGTTTATACTGCGGCAAGAGGAATGAGAGATAAGGAAGCGGATAAGGACAAGCATCAAGGACATTTGGTACTATTAGCAAAAAACAATATTGGGTATCATAATTTGATAAAAATTGTATCAGCCGGATTTACAGAAGGTTTTTATTATAAGCCTCGTATTGATCACGAATTTTTGAGATCACACAGTGAAGGACTGATTGCTTTGACCGCATGCCTTGCAGGTAATGTGCAGCAGAATTTGCTAAAGGGAAGTTATGAGGGTGCGAAGAAAGAGGTTCTGACACTTTTGGACATTTTCGGAGAAGGCAACCTCTACTTAGAGTTGCAGGATCAGGGACTGGAAGAGGAAGAACGCATTTTTCCTCAAATGCAAAGGTTGCATGAAGAAACCGGAGTGCCATTTATTGCGACCAATGATGTGCACTATGTAAAAAGAGAGGATGCAAAAGCACACGATGTACTTTTGTGTATTCAAACGGCGAGCAGAGTAGACGATGAAGATCGGATGCGTTTTCCGAATGACCAATTTTATCTGAAATCAGAGGAAGAGATGAAGCTGCTGTTTGGGCATATTCCGCAGGCAATCGAAAATTCTGCGAAGATTGCAGAGGAATGCAATGTTGAATTTGTTTTCGGAGAGCATCACTTACCGGAGTTTCAGGCACCGCAGGGCTTAAATAACAGAGAATATCTAAGAAAGCTGTGTGCAGAGGGAATGAAAAAACGGTATGGCACACTGACATCTGAGCTTTGTGAACGATTGGAATACGAGTTGTCTACCATTGAAAAAATGGGATATGTTGAGTATTTTTTGATTGTATGGGATTTTATAAATTACGCAAGAAACAATGGCATCGTGGTAGGACCGGGGAGAGGATCGGCCGCCGGAAGCATTGTCGCTTACAGTTTACATATTACTGATATTGACCCAATCCGGTACGGACTTATCTTTGAACGGTTTTTAAATCCGGAACGTATCAGTATGCCGGATATTGATATTGACTTCTGTTACGAAAGAAGGCAGGAGGTCATCGATTATGTCATTGAAAAGTATGGTGAGGATAAAGTAGCACAGATTATCACCTTTGGAACCATGAAAGCAAAGGCAGCGATACGTGACGTTGGGCGTGCGATGGATATGAGCTACAGTGAGGTCGATGCTATTGCAAAGAAGGTTCCGTTTGAATTAAAGATGACCATTGACAAGGCTTTGCATATGAATCCAGAGCTGAAAAAAGATTATGAGAATAATTTGCGTGTAAAAGAGCTGATTGATACAGCGAGGGCTTTAGAAGGTATGCCTCGTCATGCTTCTACACATGCAGCGGGCGTTGTGATTTCTAAAAAAAGCATCAATGAATACGTGCCCTTGTATTTGGCGGAAAAAGGCGTGTCCACGCAATTTACAATGACAACAATTGAAGAGCTGGGATTGTTAAAAATGGATTTTCTCGGTCTTCGAAATTTGACGGTCATTCGAGACACAATGGATTTAGTTTGGGAAAATCATAAAAAGAAAATTGATTTCTCACATATGACTTACGATGACCCAAAGGTTTATGAAGTAATCAGCAGTGGGAATACCATGGGTGTATTTCAGATGGAAAGCGGCGGTATGACACAGTTTATGAAGAATTTGAAACCGGACTGCTTTGAAGATATTGTGGCTGGCATTTCTCTTTATCGGCCGGGTCCTATGAATTCCATTCCAAAGTACATTGAAAATAAAAAAAATCCAGAAAATATATCCTATGTGGATCCCAGTCTGGAACCGATTCTTTCTGTTACTTACGGGTGTATGGTTTATCAGGAACAGGTCATGCAGATTGTACGGGATTTGGCCGGATATACTTACGGCAGAAGCGACTTAGTACGCCGTGCGATGAGTAAGAAAAAACGAGATGCGATGGAGGAGGAGAGAACCTATTTTATTCATGGCAAAACAGATGAAAATGGAAAGATTGAGATTGATGGGTGTATAAGGAGAGGGATTCCAGAGCAAGCGGCTAACTCGATTTATGATCAGATGATTTCCTTTGCAGAATATGCATTCAATAAGTCACATGCAGCAGCATATGCAGTTTTAGCGTATGAAACAGCCTATTTAAAGGCATATTTTCCGGTAGAATTTATGGCTGCATTGATGACGAGCGTAATCGGAGATGGTTCACAAATCGCAAAATATATTCGTAACTGTAATGAAATGAAAATTGAAGTACTCCCACCGAATGTTTGCGAAAGCAAAAAGAAGTTTACAGTAAAGGACGGAAAGATCCGTTTTGGCCTTCTCGGTGTAAAAAATGTTGGCGAGGGAATCATTGACAGTATCATTCGTGTAAGAGAAAAAAACGGGAACCCAAAAGATTTCTTCCAGATGATAGAGGAAATAGATATTCATGAAATGAATAAAAAAGCAATTGAGAGCTTAATTAAGGCAGGAGCGATGGACTGTTTCACAGAGAATCGTGCTTCACTTCTTGCGATCTATGAGAGTGTAGTAGAATCTGCACAAAATAGTTCCAGAAAAAATTTAGAAGGCCAAATCTCCCTGTTTCAATCGAATACAGAAATTATGAATCAAGCAGGGATAAAAGCAAGATTGCCTCAGGTGGAAAATTTCGATCGAAAGATTTTAATTTCAATGGAGAAAGAGATGCTGGGTGTGTATATTACGGGACATCCGTTGGCAGATTACAAAGAACAAATTGAAAAAATAACGACGGTAAATGCAGAAGAATTGTCACATGCAGAGGAGAATTCTGGCATTCGCGACGGAATGAGCGTTACATTAGCTGGTGTAATCAGCAGTAAGAAAACTTTGATTACCAAGAAAAATCAAATGATGGCGTTTGTGGATTTAGAGGATTTGTATGGGGCGATAGAAGTGATTGTGTTCCCGAATGTATTTGAACGATATTCGGAGCTGATCTATGAGGATGGCTTAATTGTGGTAAAAGGTACCGTTAATTTTAAAGAAGAAGAAGCGCCTAAAATTTTAGCAAATTCTATTTTTTCCTTGAGTGATTATAGGGAAATGAAGGAAAGAAAAATAATAAAATTAATGATTCCATATGATATGGAAGAAAGTGAGACGTTAGAAAACATCCGTGAAGTGTTGCAGGCATACCCCGGAGAGATTCCGGTGATCATTTATTCAGAAATTTCTAGGAAAAAATTCAAAACGCAGTCTGAGTTGTGGGTAGATGGAAAGGAAGGATTTTTCAGGGAAATCACTAAAATAATTGGAAAAGATAATGTAAGATGA
- a CDS encoding carbonic anhydrase, with protein MLKEMFEYNKQFVKDERYKEFQTDKYPSKKTAILACMDTRLTSLLPAALGLKNGDVKLIKNAGAVVSHPYGSVIHSLIISIYELGVEEVLVIGHDDCGMQNLNSEKLIKKMHEHGITDVDIARSDGATGGIEDWLVGFQNVEEAVSGSVEIIKAHPLIPKNIRIYGLIMNPETGEVRQVV; from the coding sequence ATGTTGAAAGAAATGTTTGAATACAATAAACAGTTTGTAAAGGATGAACGGTATAAGGAATTTCAAACAGATAAATATCCAAGCAAGAAAACTGCAATTTTGGCTTGTATGGATACAAGACTCACATCGCTTCTGCCTGCGGCACTCGGTTTAAAGAATGGAGATGTGAAGCTGATTAAAAATGCAGGAGCTGTCGTTTCTCATCCGTATGGCAGTGTAATTCACAGTTTAATTATTTCGATTTATGAGCTTGGTGTGGAAGAAGTGCTTGTAATTGGGCATGATGACTGTGGTATGCAGAACCTCAACAGCGAAAAATTGATAAAAAAAATGCATGAACATGGGATTACCGACGTGGATATTGCAAGAAGTGATGGAGCAACGGGTGGAATCGAGGACTGGCTCGTAGGCTTTCAGAATGTAGAGGAAGCAGTTTCCGGCTCAGTAGAAATCATTAAAGCACATCCGTTGATTCCGAAAAACATTCGGATCTATGGACTGATTATGAACCCCGAGACGGGAGAAGTCCGTCAAGTGGTGTAA